A genome region from Arachis duranensis cultivar V14167 chromosome 8, aradu.V14167.gnm2.J7QH, whole genome shotgun sequence includes the following:
- the LOC107461501 gene encoding uncharacterized protein LOC107461501, with amino-acid sequence MNSSGLGGSFLGGPGGGILDLEVPFHRHQQQSQMGHPSVTGQHHLNMRTDLENDHPIGLMELKGSNAGVNFGKGKGIASSNPANSNDLSDDDDAEDGNCENFDGGKSKKGSPWQRMKWTDNVVQLLIAVVSCVGDDGTINGTDGHKRKSGVLQKKGKWKTVSKIMISKGCHVSPQQCEDKFNDLNKRYKRLNDILGRGTCCQVVENPTLMDSMPNLSAKAKDDVRKILSSKHLFYKEMCAYHNGQRIPNFHDLDLQGYSLDHGRDPRDNNASEDEAEDNNESDDDDLDNAHGDGERADEFCHRRKSSEEDFHFWPQSIEMDKFEVEMARVFQDPTKSVRERREWIKIKMLQLQEQRVSYQVQALELEKQRFKWLRYCSKKDRELERLRLENERMKLENERRVLKLKQKEQETDLSRPEMSLDPASLGINRPQGREHFNFS; translated from the coding sequence ATGAATAGTTCTGGTTTGGGAGGTAGTTTTTTAGGTGGTCCTGGTGGGGGTATCTTGGACCTCGAAGTGCCATTTCATAGACACCAACAACAATCCCAGATGGGTCATCCGTCGGTGACGGGACAGCATCACTTGAATATGAGGACTGATCTGGAAAATGATCACCCAATTGGCCTCATGGAACTCAAAGGGTCGAATGCGGGGGTGAATTTTGGTAAAGGAAAGGGAATTGCTTCTTCTAATCCTGCCAATAGTAATGATTTGAGCGATGATGACGATGCGGAAGATGGGAATTGCGAGAATTTTGATGGTGGGAAGAGCAAAAAGGGGTCTCCTTGGCAGCGAATGAAGTGGACAGACAATGTGGTTCAGCTTCTTATAGCTGTGGTGAGCTGTGTTGGGGACGATGGCACCATTAATGGCACGGATGGTCATAAAAGGAAATCCGGTGTCTTGCAAAAGAAGGGCAAGTGGAAAACCGTCTCCAAGATAATGATAAGCAAGGGTTGTCATGTGTCCCCGCAGCAGTGCGAGGACAAGTTTAACGACTTAAATAAGAGGTATAAGAGGTTAAATGATATACTTGGAAGGGGAACTTGTTGCCAAGTGGTTGAGAATCCTACACTGATGGATTCGATGCCAAACCTCTCGGCTAAGGCAAAGGATGATGTTAGAAAGATACTGAGCTCAAAACACCTGTTTTATAAGGAGATGTGTGCCTACCATAATGGGCAGAGGATACCAAACTTCCATGATCTTGACTTACAAGGTTATTCTTTGGATCATGGCAGGGACCCCAGAGATAACAATGCCTCTGAGGATGAAGCTGAGGATAACAATgaaagtgatgatgatgatttggaTAATGCACATGGGGATGGAGAGAGGGCGGATGAGTTCTGTCATAGAAGAAAATCGAGCGAGGAAGATTTCCATTTTTGGCCACAATCCATTGAGATGGATAAATTTGAAGTTGAAATGGCAAGGGTTTTTCAAGACCCAACGAAGTCAGTGAGGGAACGAAGAGAGTGGATCAAGATAAAGATGTTGCAGCTTCAAGAGCAAAGAGTGAGCTACCAAGTGCAAGCACTTGAACTCGAAAAACAACGATTTAAGTGGTTGAGATACTGCAGCAAGAAGGATAGAGAGCTGGAGAGGCTGAGGTTGGAGAACGAGAGGATGAAATTGGAAAATGAGCGCAGGGTCTTGAAACTGAAGCAGAAAGAGCAGGAAACAGATTTAAGTAGGCCTGAGATGTCCTTAGACCCTGCTTCTCTCGGAATTAATAGACCGCAAGGGAGGGAACATTTCAACTTTAGCTGA
- the LOC107461372 gene encoding ADP,ATP carrier protein, mitochondrial, with the protein NFLMGGVSAAVSKTAVAPLERAKLLLQNQDEMIKAGRLSEPYKGIGDCFARSIRDEGITSLWRGNTVNVIRYFPTQALNFAFKDYFKVLFNFNKDRDGYWKWFGGNLLSGSAAGASSSVFVYSLDYARTRLTNDAKAGGQRQFNGLVDVYRKTIKSDGIAGLYRGFNISLAGIIVYRGLYFGIYDSVKPVILVGSLQDSFMASFALGWVVTNAAAFASYPIDTVRRRMMMTSGEAIKYKSSIDAFSQILKKEGSKSLFKGAGANILRAMASAGVLAGYDKLQILLLGKKYSSGGS; encoded by the exons AATTTTCTCATGGGAGGAGTGTCTGCTGCAGTTTCCAAGACTGCAGTAGCGCCGCTTGAGCGCGCAAAGCTTCTACTCCAAAACCAAGATGAGATGATCAAGGCTGGCAGGCTCTCCGAACCCTACAAAGGCATCGGAGACTGCTTTGCCAGATCGATCCGAGACGAAGGGATCACTTCACTATGGAGAGGGAACACTGTCAATGTTATCCGTTACTTCCCAACACAG GCCTTGAACTTTGCATTTAAAGACTACTTTAAGGTACTATTCAACTTCAATAAGGACAGAGATGGGTACTGGAAGTGGTTTGGAGGTAACTTGTTATCTGGCAGCGCTGCTGGAGCTTCGTCGTCAGTGTTTGTTTATTCGCTGGATTATGCTAGAACTCGGCTTACCAATGATGCCAAGGCTGGTGGACAGAGGCAGTTCAATGGTTTGGTGGATGTTTACAGGAAGACCATTAAATCTGATGGCATTGCTGGCCTCTACCGTGGCTTCAACATTTCTCTTGCCGGAATCATTGTCTACCGGGGTTTGTACTTTGGAATCTATGATTCTGTTAAGCCTGTAATCTTGGTAGGATCATTGCAG GATAGTTTCATGGCAAGTTTTGCTCTGGGATGGGTTGTTACAAATGCTGCAGCATTTGCCTCCTATCCAATAGACACTGTCCGTAGAAGGATGATGATGACATCAGGAGAAGCCATCAAGTATAAGAGCTCCATAGATGCATTCTCCCAAATTCTGAAGAAGGAAGGTTCAAAATCACTCTTCAAAGGTGCCGGTGCTAACATCCTTCGCGCCATGGCTAGCGCCGGCGTCCTTGCCGGCTATGACAAACTTCAGATTCTTCTCCTGGGAAAGAAGTATAGTTCTGGAGGCTCTTAG